A part of Geothrix oryzae genomic DNA contains:
- the lepB gene encoding signal peptidase I codes for MAADTAPDPTAETEIALPPGAAKGAVRDNLEVICFAMVLILFFKAFVGQQFKIPSASMRNTLMIGDHLLANKFVFAQPQWAWEEALFPMRGVKRGDIIVFRYPIDRDQDYVKRCVALPGDTVEMRNKRLYVNGKQVTGPFEHQFGRSPEGPTPGPWPPERYAGEAERPVGLWRHADAEVMALHARNQMQSMNSLIQEGFKDNLGPVTVPPGHLFAMGDNRDNSMDSRYWGFLPVDHLRGRPFIVWWSFREGDTDNDNGRVPEGPADVATDFIDAARHFFTRTRWERTGTIPE; via the coding sequence ATGGCCGCTGACACCGCCCCCGACCCGACCGCCGAGACCGAGATCGCCCTGCCGCCCGGTGCCGCCAAGGGGGCTGTGCGCGACAACCTGGAAGTGATCTGCTTCGCCATGGTGCTGATCCTGTTCTTCAAGGCCTTCGTGGGCCAGCAGTTCAAGATCCCCTCGGCCTCCATGCGCAACACGCTGATGATCGGCGACCACCTGCTGGCCAACAAGTTCGTCTTCGCCCAGCCCCAGTGGGCCTGGGAAGAGGCCCTCTTCCCCATGCGCGGCGTGAAGCGCGGCGACATCATCGTGTTCCGCTACCCCATCGACCGCGACCAGGACTATGTGAAGCGCTGCGTGGCCCTGCCGGGCGACACCGTGGAGATGCGCAACAAGCGCCTCTATGTGAACGGCAAGCAGGTCACCGGCCCCTTCGAGCACCAGTTCGGCCGCAGCCCCGAAGGCCCCACGCCCGGCCCCTGGCCCCCCGAACGGTATGCCGGCGAGGCCGAGCGCCCCGTGGGCCTCTGGCGCCATGCCGATGCCGAAGTGATGGCGCTCCACGCGCGGAACCAGATGCAGTCCATGAACAGCCTCATCCAGGAGGGGTTCAAGGACAACCTGGGCCCCGTCACCGTGCCGCCGGGCCACCTCTTCGCCATGGGCGACAACCGGGACAACAGCATGGACAGCCGCTACTGGGGCTTCCTGCCCGTGGACCACCTGCGGGGCCGTCCCTTCATCGTATGGTGGAGCTTCCGCGAGGGCGATACCGACAACGACAACGGCCGGGTACCCGAGGGCCCCGCGGATGTGGCCACCGACTTCATCGACGCCGCCCGCCACTTCTTCACCCGCACCCGCTGGGAGCGGACCGGGACGATTCCCGAGTAG